The genomic region TAGAATGACTGGAATACAAATGCTGCAGCATCTAGGGCCAGCAAGTCGCATGGACAGATAGCCCATTCAGTTTAGTAGCCCAGTGGACGGGGCACGACCCAAAGTCCATGAAATAATTTTCCATAAATTATAAAATTGtgctgtatttaaaaaataaaatgcataTCTACAGATGGGGACCATTTACATTAATAAAACAAGCATATTGTGTCCATTCACAGTAACTTTGGGCCACTAGAAATGATTGTCACGTCAATTACTTCCTTCACTCAAGTGTTTTTTATTGAGAACAGTGACGGGAGACCAAAATGAGTCATGTGTCTTGAGGTGCTTGAGAACAAAGCTATGAAGCCAGCCAAGTGACATCAGATTACAAAGCACCCAGAATATAAGGGTTTATGATTATGAGGGGCTCGTTGAAACAtggccccaaaaagtttgagaacccctgtagTAGCCCACCAGGTAttcagatacagatacagattcGATCTGTGTCACTTGCGAGCAAAAATCTGAATTGGATCGTTTTACCAGTAAACATAGCCTAAGTGACTGCATCAGAATAGCCTCATAAATGTGGGTGAAGACAGTGGACTTTACATTGAGTTGAGCTTTTATTCATtgtggcatcacacacacaacagtttcAACAGTCCTTCAATTATACCACACGCAACATAAATTGTTAAAATTGAACATGTGAATGACAGTGCAGTGTTTGGACTAGCAGCTAGCACTTCCTGAAACAGCATTGCTACTTATGTAATAGTAAACCATTTTTTTATGTACATTACAGTAAACAGTAGGCTCACAGCTGCAAACGTGAGAAACACGGGGACATGCTGCTTCGTTTCAGGGTCGGGCTTTGGTAGTCGTCGTGTGCCAAATGGGCAaatcactctctcccactgagtGAAGATCGCTTGGCGGGCCCCTTCCCACTGGCCTGGCCCACATAGGCGGTACTGATATGGAGTACAGGGACCAAACAGAACCCTCAGACCCAGACCAGGGTCCCGAAGAAGAAGTGAAAGAAACTTTGGCTGGGCTCCCACTTCCTGGGCAATATCATCCATGTAGGGGACGTAGTCCACCTGTAACGGATTGCGCTCAGAACAGGCAAACCTGCCAAGCAGGCAACAGGTAAACAGAAATAAAGCGAATTGCAGTCAGACTTTAAACAATTAATATAATAccttcaattaaaaaaaagaattgttcCACTACCTCTGATGCATTCCCTTGGTGCTTCCTTGAGTGTCATCAAGCATCATCCTCTCTGAGGGCAGCTTTGTCAGTCCTGGAGTGAAAATAATCACAAGAGCACAGAAATTGATATGGTCACAGATTGTTACCAAATGGGACTAGGAAGACCATGATGGTGCACATTATCTTTTCTCCCCTGAAACTGTGCCCTCATGCTGTGAGCTGATTTCACACTGTCTATAGTCTCGTTGATTCTCCCTGTACCTTTGAAGACTCGGGTGGCCCAGCGAGCCTGCATCTCAGCCAGGGGGATGATTGCTCCCAGCCCATGTATGAAGCCCACCACAGCCAGCGAGGGTCTCTCCAAGCTTGGGGGGAAGACATGTTTGTACAGAGACAGGCGGTAGCCCTCTTTAACCTTCAGGTTTTCAGGCAAGAACGGGAAGTCATAGTTATAGCCTGTGGCAAACACCACCACATCCACCTGGTCAAATTGGAATAATATCAATGTCAGTTTCAAGGTACATTAACCATTTTGTGGACATGAAAAGGAGTTGACCCCAAGGAATGAAATAATAATCCCTCACCTCGTCAACCACTGTTCCATCCTCAAAGATCGCACTGGAGCCGGAGAACTCCTTCACATTTGGCTTTATCACCACACGGCCAGAGATGATGCGTCCAGGCAGATCATCATTGACCACTGGGATCTGAGCGAAGAACCTGGAACAGATACAAACAAAAACTACTTTACCGACTGGTTTGAATTGCTATGGATATGTAGACAAGGTGGGAAGTAGTAAACAAGAGGAAAGTGAGGAACAAAGTAAAATCAGCCTTTCCCCCTTCATACCCATGAGAGGGCTGTAGCCCGTAAAGGTGGTGTTCAAAACGCTTATTGAGCTGTTTCTCCACTGCCCTGGTGCTCCAAGTAGGCATTAGTCTGTGCATGAGTACGGCCAGACGGGCACCGCTCACCACATCACCTGGCGCCCCACCCTCTCCAACTCGTCCTACCACCCACGCACCACGTCTTGTGCTCAGGTACACCTGAGGGGTTTTTGTAGAGCAGTGAATGAGAATTGTGAAGTAGAATACATTGCCAACATCCATCAGGTTGTAACATgtttaaatctaaaaaaaaaaagcagtttgGTGAGGCTCCTTTGTTCTTTATCTGATAACCGATTCCACTAGCCTGCTTTGCCACTCTGCTGGCATCCACAGCGATGTCACCTCCAGAATTTCCAATTCCAATCACAATGACATTTTTCCCCTGCAGTCCATCAGCACTGCAGTATTCCCAGCTGTGAAAATGTCTCCCCTGAAATGTCTCTATTCCTAGAATGATGAATACagaattaaaaatatattttttattgaaTCTTAACTATGTGCtcaacacaaatatttacatttgaatAACAAATGTCATAAATGTGTTGGATTCTGATGATGTTTTTAGTACACTGATAAATGCAAATCATTATGGACTTTAACACACTGAGAAATTAAGTTAGACTGCCCTACACTGCTGATAAAACACTATAAATAGACATGGTCATCATACCGAACAGTATCAGCCTAGGTAAAGTAAAGTATGACCCTCAACCTAGCAGCTAGCCGTTTCTAGCCTGGACCTGTAGTTTAATTATGACAACATTCATGTCTATTAATATGGGTCAAGAGGTGCATTTAGCAATCATTGTCTTAAAATGACTGAAATGAatcaaaaatgagaaggtgaaAAAGTGATTCCTGGACTTTAGGAAACTACCTGGAAGTCTGACTGTAAGGTATGCCTCTTCTGAATTGAACGTTTTGAAGCTGACTACCTTTGGCCGAATTCTATACCTTTGAAGTCCTGGAGAGGCAGGTGTGGCCGTGTGTAGTGCCCAGAACAGACCATCACTGCATCAAAGACGTGTCTCTCCTCCTGACCGTCCCTGTTCTCAGTCACCACCTCCCACTGACCTGAATGAGTGAAGTCAGGCCTCTGCCTCACACCGCGCACCgaggtctgtacacacacacacacgcacacacacacacaaacacacccaagagagaaagagacatataCAGTTTTTTAACTTTCAAAAACAACCTAATCTATTAACATTAATTTAGTCATTTTCCAAATGCTTTGTGACACAGGCTGGTCCTCTTACCTGGAAGTGAATGTGCTTCAGTAGGTCAAAGTGTTTAGCATAGAGCCGCAGGTACTGCAGGACCTGAGAGTGGTGCATGTTATTGGGAAAGTCAGCCGGAGGGGGAAAGTCACTGTATGCCATCATCTCTTTGGAGCTGTTGACAATGACAGAGTGATAGAGGTTTGCTCTGCCAGGCTCTGGCTTCTCCTGTGTACAAAAGGAGTCATTTTAGTAATTATGTGATGGCTTGCTTATCTCCACAGAGTTAACAACCATACGACACGTGAAACTTAATACAGCACTACTCACCTTCACCAATCGCCTACAGACATCTATGGCAGTCATCAATTTGAGAGGAAATAATGAATTATGTGGGACACGGTGTGCTGTGCCTTTGAATATAGAATGGCagactttctcactctctctatgcGGGCAGAGTTCCCAGTGTAGCATTTAATTCTGCTTTTGTGCTTAGTGACAGTAAGCAGGTTTGAAGGAGAAGAGCCCCACAgtttgcccctctctctttcactagagagagaaggcagggtAAGGGGGCAGCAGAAGGCCATAGCCAGGGGAACTTGTTGCTGGATAtccataaaaatgtaataactgCTATATCATTATCTCAATGTTGTTTTGACAGAAAAATAGGGGGTGCACTGACCGGTGTTTTGAGTTCCCTGAACTCTTTTTTCAAAGTGCTCTAATTTACCGATACAGTTTGAGCCAGTGACCACTGGTATGTAAATATAATGAGCTATTATACCAGTGGATGTGCAGGACCTCCGCTACGCTGTTGCGCATGAATGCTGTAATCATGTTAAGTACCTTGAACCTCCACAGTCCTCCAATGTCCTCACTGCTCTCAAAGCAGACAGGCTCCAGCCCCTCATCCAGGCAGCACTTGATGCAGGCCAGGCCAGAACAACCTGCTCCAATCACAGCTACACGTTTGGCCATCATCAGCTTGAGGGAGAGATCATGAAAGCAGAAAAGGGAATATAATTTACTCTCTGTTTGAGCATCTTTTAGCTTTCATCATTGTTTCTCTGGGGAAAATATGCCTGTCATTGGAGAGGAATCCTGTCCTACAAACAGTGCACTTTTAGGTCCTCTTTTGTACTGTTCTTGATCAGCAACAACAAATTCCTATGCTTTGAATATTACACCAAAGAGTACGTAGGCAAAGATGTCATCATGATGGTGAGCTGTGTTGATTTTCCGCTGTCCTTGTTGGCATGGAAAATTGGATGAAGTGGGAAGAGGTGGATTAAATGTAGATGATGAATTAAAAGTGGAATAATAAACTGCGCTTTGGAAACAAATAACAAACTGTGTCAACTGTGTCTATTCAGGCATTGTTTACATTTCAGTTCAAAACAGCTACTGACTTTTCTATGTACCGGTAGTCTACATGGTAATCCATGGCTGCTGGCAAATCCTGTTTCAGATGCCCAAGTTAATAATAAACAAGTACAATGATCAATAGCATGTTTCTCCAAATGAGCACATTGCTTACCTGCACACAGTGgttaaatgataataataataataatataataattcattttatttgtaacgcactcttcattcagaagaatctcaatAAAAGCCTAGAATGACTAGAATACAAATGCTGCAACATCCAGGCACGACACACTGATTACGACAAGGAGGTCAGTGGGCTTGTTGACTGCCCATTGGGATGTTTAATTAATTCAGCTGCCACACATTATATGCCTTCAGTATACTTATTTACAGGTTCATtgaggggttctcaaacttttggaAGCCACACCTACAAAAACAGTTCTACAGTACTTGGATTcccaaatagatagatagatcataACTATGTATGTAAAACACAGCTGGTCTTCCGAGCGCAATGGTTTTGTTTTGAGCACCATTCGTTTGGAAAAGCCTGCCTTGCACAAGTGTGACGAAGTGGAGAAATGTTAAGGCCGCATCCGAGAGTTGGCGGTCTTCCCGCATCAATGCTACACACAAGGTCGAAAGGGAGCAAGGCAGAAAGGTGCTAAACTTGCCGTCACTCTTCAGGGCATCTGTTCCTGCATTTCTAAACAGAGATCTTTTGCTGTGCAGACAAATGGTTCCTAAGCACAATGTGTAATACACTGTCCACATGGATTACCGTGGCTGTGGACATGGTTCCGATGTGGCAATTATCAACAGTTAATAGTTTGTTTCCGCTCTCGGACCCCCACCATCCTAGTATAACTGACCGTGGATATGAAGTAAATAACATAGCATGTTAGCAATTCCTGGAATTACTAAATAATATCCTTAGCGTAGTCTATGGATTCCTAACATCAGCCCCTAAACAGAAGTTGTTCATGGCACTAGAAGGCTCTCAAGATAAAAAATGGCTTGGCCAATTACAGACTTACTTTACGCACTGGTAaactaaacatataatacaatCTCAACAAATGCGATTCGATGCGAATAAACctgtttccatcaaccttagCTGCAGTCTAGCAATTAATCTCTTATTCGACTTAACTGTTACAAGATGTATGCGCAGTTCAAGAGTTTTATCAGTATTCTCTATTCAAATGGTCAAAATTTGCATTAAAAAGTTCGATGAAAACCCAGCTATTGTAAGCTTCCCTTCGCTCTGAATTAGTTTTCTATTTCTCCCAGATGTCTCTCCAAGGAAAGCCAGTACACAACTAAACGGAGGTA from Clupea harengus chromosome 10, Ch_v2.0.2, whole genome shotgun sequence harbors:
- the LOC105910672 gene encoding flavin-containing monooxygenase 5-like — translated: MMAKRVAVIGAGCSGLACIKCCLDEGLEPVCFESSEDIGGLWRFKEKPEPGRANLYHSVIVNSSKEMMAYSDFPPPADFPNNMHHSQVLQYLRLYAKHFDLLKHIHFQTSVRGVRQRPDFTHSGQWEVVTENRDGQEERHVFDAVMVCSGHYTRPHLPLQDFKGIETFQGRHFHSWEYCSADGLQGKNVIVIGIGNSGGDIAVDASRVAKQLMDVGNVFYFTILIHCSTKTPQVYLSTRRGAWVVGRVGEGGAPGDVVSGARLAVLMHRLMPTWSTRAVEKQLNKRFEHHLYGLQPSHGFFAQIPVVNDDLPGRIISGRVVIKPNVKEFSGSSAIFEDGTVVDEVDVVVFATGYNYDFPFLPENLKVKEGYRLSLYKHVFPPSLERPSLAVVGFIHGLGAIIPLAEMQARWATRVFKGLTKLPSERMMLDDTQGSTKGMHQRFACSERNPLQVDYVPYMDDIAQEVGAQPKFLSLLLRDPGLGLRVLFGPCTPYQYRLCGPGQWEGARQAIFTQWERVICPFGTRRLPKPDPETKQHVPVFLTFAAVSLLFTVMYIKKWFTIT